The Tribolium castaneum strain GA2 chromosome 3, icTriCast1.1, whole genome shotgun sequence sequence ATCAGATTAATCATTTGATTGCAGCATGGACTATTCACTTGCATTCACAAGTATTACAATGTGGAGCAGTGGAAGAAATTCGCTAGCGAAAACCCGAAGAGTCTTCCCCACGTTGCCGCAAGCTCCGGCATGACTGACGCtgactttgaaaaattgagCCAAATCCTGACCTCTATTCCAGGGATCACGTTTATCTGTCTAGACGTAGCCAACGGCTATTCGCAACACTTTGTAGAATACGTGCGGAAAGTGCGAGCGGCGTTCCCCAAACACACGATTATCGTACGTATTTTCTTAATtcataacgtaaattataaatgaaatgaattaTTCGTTAGGCCGGCAACGTGGTCACCGGCGAGATGGTGGAGGAGCTCATCCTCTCCGGTGCCGATCTCATCAAAGTAGGGATCGGCCCGGGCTCCATGTGCACCACCCGGCTCAAAACGGGCGTCGGTTACCCCCAACTGTCTGCGGTTTTGGAGTGCGCCGACGCCGCCCACGGCCTCGGGGGGCACATCATCTCCGACGGGGGCTGCACGTGCGCCGGCGACGTCGCCAAGGCCTTCGGGGCCGGGGCTGACTTCGTCATGGCCGGGGGCATGTTCTCAGGCCACGACCAATGCGAGGGCGAAGTCATCGAACGCAACGgcaaaaaattcaagctgTTTTACGGGATGTCCTCGGAGACGGCGATGCAAAAACACGCAGGGGGCGTAGCTGACTATAGGACGTCAGAAGGGAAGACCGTTGAGGTGCCTTATCGAGGGGACGTCGAGCCGACGGTTTTGGATATTTTAGGGGGGCTCAGGAGCGCGTGCACGTACACGGGGGCTGCCAAGTTGAAGGAGCTGCCCAAGAGGGCCACGTTTATCCGGTGCACGCAACAGTTGAATACGATATTTGGCTAAAGAAGTTTTAAGCGAATTTTAGTTAATTGATGGGCGATCAAGTCGCCGGTTTTAGTCGATTGATATTTTCAACTTGTTGGAAATAGTTCCAGTGATAAGCACAAATTGTaggcaaatttatttatttttatttatgttttatcaGTAGGTAACTCAACACTGCGCACAAAAAgatattgataataattaatagatGGGaaagttttatctttttttcctCGATCAAAGGATGACCCAGCTAGGGTCATTCTTTAGTTCCGtttagtatttaattaatattcaaaaCTTTTTGTGCATACTGTGCCAcaccaaaaaacttttatctcTGTATTGTGATCTTTACAATTTGTTTTCGTGTCTAATTTTGATGTTGCGTAAACActtgttaataaattattttttgaataaagtcGTGCTTGTTTATTGGCTATTTTATTCCACCTAAACTCGCAAGTTACAAGAGCTCACTTAAcccgattttttttctaaagcaggttgtttatttcttttcagtgaaaaagaaaatgattttatataaaaaaaataatcgtcCAAGGAAGCTTAAAGGACCTGAATTACCAAACTCGCCTTCTTATTAAACTGTATATTTGCTAAgcgaactaattaaaaaatggtattaAATTACTCAATCTCATAAGTCTTTGTTGCCATCGTGCTATTGTTGAACAAATCTATAGTGAGGGCACTCAGAAAAACGGGAATCGACTTTTGGTGTCTTAAATGCAAGTTGACCATTTGCTCAAGACTTGCGCTAAACTCGTTTTCAAGCAAATTTAAATCACCTTCACTATTCAACTGGAAGCACAACTGATCCTCGGCCCGTTCCGCGTAAATATTCGTTAGTTTATACAACGACGTCGGAGTCCGATCGATTTTATAACCAAGTAACATGTAGATAACATTGCGAAATTCCTGAAACGACGTTTTGAAATATTCTTTGAGTCGCTGCGTTTGGACTTCGTGCGTTTTGACTTGTTCTTTCAACGCTTGGACCTCTTGCGGACACATCGACTCGCTTAACTTACTCGCATCGATGCCTTCGGACATGTTTTTCAACTTCCGTTTCAATTTCTCAATCTGCAAGAAATATCACAAGCTAAATTATCGTTTCTTAAATAGGActgtattaattattaaccTCCTGCTCCAATTTCTCCACCAACTTCTCCCTTTCTGCCAAACACTCGGCTAGCGGGTTGTTCGCCAAGTGGTAAACCTGGCCCCCTTGGAGCGTATCATTGCCTACAAGGTAGTTTTCCAATTGAATTTCAAGTTGGTCTCGACGTTGCTTCAACATCTCATTTTCCATCCGCAACTGGTCCACTTCTTCCTGCAATTTCGTCAATTGTTCGGCTCTACTGTTCGGATTAtctgcaaaaaatcaaatctttattttcagtttaaatcaataaaacgTGGACGTACCGGAATACAACGCAGGATTAGTGTTTTGCAAATCCGACTCCAACTTTGCATTCAACTCCTTGTAACTTTCGATGATTTTCTCCAACGCTACGATTCTCTCCCGCTGAGTTTGCAGCTGATTCGAGTTTGCAATTGTTGACGGATTTATCGACATTGTTAAATCCTTCTCGTAGGAATCGAGCTGAAGCCGATAACTGTCCCTCTCCCGACTGACCAACGACAGTTTTTTCTGCATACGGTGCAAAAGCGCCTGTTTTTGTTCACCGGTTTTCTTCAGCTCCGAAATAAGTTTGTGGCTTTTTTCAATCTCAGCTTTTGCAACTTTGGCGTCCTAGAATTAGAAAAcaactaataatttattaatttaaaatataaacatttACGTATAATGCAGCGGTTAATTGCGATTCCAATTCAACTTTGGTCGAAGTTAACGAAATCTCCTgttgttgcaatttttcaaCAGCTGAACGTAAAAGATGAGGCAAAGACGAGTCCGAACCCACTGTTTCGCAAATTCCACGAGCTACAGCTCGCCACTCATCTAAATAAATTCCAGTTTGAACTTTTTCAGCTTCTAAATTCGCCAATTTCTTCTCCTGTTCTTTATATTTAACCAAACGTGACTTCAAATCGTGAACTTCCTCTTCCAGTAATAGTTTGTTCTTAACTTCGTCTTTCAACCGGACGTTTTCTTCCCTCAGTTTTTCAACTTCCCTGACCATATCACTGTAGTTAGCCAATTTTTTCGCTTGACTCTAAAACAATTCATTTGAGAAACGGggaaaatatttcaataaatactACTTTGGCTTGATCTTGgaattccaaaaaattttctttggcATATTCCAACTCTTTTATGCGCAAATTGGCAATTTGGAGCGCTTGTTCCTTCTTCTCGATTTCCCTGTCTATGGCGTTCTTTTCTGCCAACTGTTTCTCTAGTTGtacgaaaaacaaaaacaattattgcgaaataattacgtCCCTGTTAATTACCTAATTCAAGCACTAATTTTTTCTGAGCGTCGGCGTCTTCTTCAGCGGCGTCCAGCATCATTTGCATCTCGGCCAACTTCCGATTCAACGCCACAATTTCAATGTTTTCTTCACCGTCAAAAAGCCGCGACTCTTCCTTCATCTCGGACAGACTTTTCTCAAGTTCTTCAATCACTTCGTCCTTTTGCACCTTCAGCATGTTGTAGTTGCTGGTCACCTAGACATCAAAAATGAACATTTTTGTCACAAAAACAACACAGGGAACCTCAGCAAGTTGTTTCTTCAACTCGGCTTCCCTTTGCCTGATTGAGACCAACTGCGCTTCCAACTCTTCGATACTCTTCCGGTCATGTTCGTGTTGCTTCTTCAACAACTTTGTCTCATTCTCGTACATTAACTCGACCTCCTTGCGCACACTGTGCATGTGTTGGATCCGGTTCTCCAAATTCAAAATCGTGTTCCGACTCTCCAAGATATCGGTCCGCAAACGTCGGATCTCGCGAGGAGACCCCGCGTAGGACACATTTAGCAAACTTTCGCGCTTTGGTCGCTTGACTTTGAGGAACTCCTCGGAACTGCATTGGCTGTCGTTCGAGACCGAACTCAGAGAAAGTTTGTAGGG is a genomic window containing:
- the LOC103313490 gene encoding GMP reductase 1 gives rise to the protein MPNINYEIKLDFKDVMLRPKRSTLKSRSDVNLFREITFRNSKQVYNGIPVMASNMDTVGTFEMAQALSKHGLFTCIHKYYNVEQWKKFASENPKSLPHVAASSGMTDADFEKLSQILTSIPGITFICLDVANGYSQHFVEYVRKVRAAFPKHTIIAGNVVTGEMVEELILSGADLIKVGIGPGSMCTTRLKTGVGYPQLSAVLECADAAHGLGGHIISDGGCTCAGDVAKAFGAGADFVMAGGMFSGHDQCEGEVIERNGKKFKLFYGMSSETAMQKHAGGVADYRTSEGKTVEVPYRGDVEPTVLDILGGLRSACTYTGAAKLKELPKRATFIRCTQQLNTIFG
- the Mad1 gene encoding mitotic spindle assembly checkpoint protein MAD1, with product MGDKVDDTIIKLVRNLKSTVEDEPDFTLGSPYKLSLSSVSNDSQCSSEEFLKVKRPKRESLLNVSYAGSPREIRRLRTDILESRNTILNLENRIQHMHSVRKEVELMYENETKLLKKQHEHDRKSIEELEAQLVSIRQREAELKKQLAEVTSNYNMLKVQKDEVIEELEKSLSEMKEESRLFDGEENIEIVALNRKLAEMQMMLDAAEEDADAQKKLVLELEKQLAEKNAIDREIEKKEQALQIANLRIKELEYAKENFLEFQDQAKSQAKKLANYSDMVREVEKLREENVRLKDEVKNKLLLEEEVHDLKSRLVKYKEQEKKLANLEAEKVQTGIYLDEWRAVARGICETVGSDSSLPHLLRSAVEKLQQQEISLTSTKVELESQLTAALYDAKVAKAEIEKSHKLISELKKTGEQKQALLHRMQKKLSLVSRERDSYRLQLDSYEKDLTMSINPSTIANSNQLQTQRERIVALEKIIESYKELNAKLESDLQNTNPALYSDNPNSRAEQLTKLQEEVDQLRMENEMLKQRRDQLEIQLENYLVGNDTLQGGQVYHLANNPLAECLAEREKLVEKLEQEIEKLKRKLKNMSEGIDASKLSESMCPQEVQALKEQVKTHEVQTQRLKEYFKTSFQEFRNVIYMLLGYKIDRTPTSLYKLTNIYAERAEDQLCFQLNSEGDLNLLENEFSASLEQMVNLHLRHQKSIPVFLSALTIDLFNNSTMATKTYEIE